The following coding sequences lie in one Myxococcus xanthus genomic window:
- a CDS encoding acyl-CoA dehydrogenase, whose product MTTAPRPNPLLSDRDVDFQLYEVLDATSLCALPAFAEHSRDTFTLLLDSTRRFAREVLYPTYRDMDAQPPSFRDGRVHVHPLMRELYPRLVELGLLTATRPPDVGGQQLPLTVHAVSTAYLMAANLSVYAWLGLTLGAAHLLEVFGTPEVKAAFMEPMYRGEWTGTMALTEPQAGSSLADVRTRATPAPDGSWRIQGSKIFISGADQDFSENVVHLTLARIEGAEGGTRGISLFAVPSRRPEGGTLVDNDVRVAGVIHKIGWKGIPSLALNYGESGDCHGWLVGPAGRGLACMFQMMNEARIMVGMNGVATATVAYHEAVAYARERPQGRPTGVRDATRPQTPIIEHADVRRMLLRQKAIVEGGLSLLLAASYQADLAGHGQDEATRQRAGLLVDLLTPVAKSFPAERGFEANALAVQVHGGYGYSSEYLPEAWLRDQKLNSIHEGTTGIQGLDLLGRKVVAGGGAALQSFAEEVGTTVARARAAGVTPEWGEALEQALAETTTVVTELGARGMSGEVELMLRHSADFLELFSVLAVAWRWLAQAAAAKEALGRGAPDADFYEGKLAAAQYWFAVELPRVPLLARLCRSGEDSYARMRPEWF is encoded by the coding sequence ATGACGACCGCGCCCCGCCCCAATCCGCTGCTGTCGGACCGCGACGTGGACTTCCAGCTCTACGAGGTGCTGGATGCCACGTCGCTGTGTGCCCTGCCCGCGTTCGCGGAGCACTCCCGCGACACCTTCACCCTGCTGCTGGACAGCACGCGTCGCTTCGCGCGCGAGGTGCTCTACCCCACCTACCGCGACATGGACGCCCAGCCCCCGTCCTTCCGGGACGGGCGCGTCCACGTCCACCCGCTGATGCGCGAGCTGTACCCGCGCCTGGTGGAGCTGGGCCTGCTCACCGCCACGCGCCCACCCGACGTCGGCGGGCAGCAACTGCCGCTCACCGTGCACGCGGTGTCCACCGCCTACCTCATGGCGGCCAACCTGAGCGTCTATGCCTGGCTGGGCCTGACGCTGGGCGCGGCGCACCTGCTGGAGGTGTTCGGCACGCCGGAGGTGAAGGCGGCCTTCATGGAACCGATGTACCGGGGCGAGTGGACGGGCACCATGGCCCTCACCGAGCCGCAGGCGGGCAGCAGCCTCGCGGACGTGCGGACCCGCGCGACGCCCGCGCCGGACGGCAGCTGGCGCATCCAGGGTTCGAAAATCTTCATCAGCGGCGCGGACCAGGACTTCAGCGAGAACGTGGTGCACCTGACGCTGGCGCGCATCGAAGGCGCGGAGGGTGGCACGCGGGGCATCTCCCTCTTCGCGGTGCCCTCGCGGCGGCCGGAGGGCGGCACGCTGGTGGACAACGACGTTCGCGTGGCGGGCGTCATCCACAAGATTGGCTGGAAGGGCATCCCCAGCCTCGCCCTCAACTACGGCGAGTCGGGTGACTGCCACGGCTGGCTGGTGGGGCCTGCCGGACGGGGCCTGGCGTGCATGTTCCAGATGATGAACGAGGCGCGCATCATGGTGGGCATGAACGGGGTGGCCACCGCGACGGTGGCGTACCACGAGGCCGTTGCCTACGCGCGTGAGCGTCCCCAGGGCCGGCCCACTGGCGTGCGCGACGCCACGCGGCCGCAGACGCCCATCATCGAACACGCGGATGTGCGGCGGATGCTGCTGCGGCAGAAGGCCATCGTCGAAGGGGGCCTGTCGTTGCTGCTCGCCGCGTCGTACCAGGCGGACCTCGCGGGACATGGCCAGGACGAAGCCACGCGCCAGCGCGCGGGCCTGCTGGTGGACCTGCTGACGCCAGTGGCGAAGTCGTTCCCCGCCGAGCGCGGCTTCGAGGCCAATGCGCTCGCGGTGCAGGTGCATGGGGGCTACGGCTACTCCAGCGAGTACCTTCCCGAGGCGTGGTTGAGAGACCAGAAGCTCAACAGCATCCACGAGGGCACCACCGGCATCCAGGGCCTGGATTTGCTGGGGCGCAAGGTGGTGGCCGGAGGCGGCGCGGCGCTCCAGTCCTTCGCGGAGGAAGTGGGCACCACGGTGGCGCGAGCACGCGCGGCGGGCGTGACGCCGGAGTGGGGCGAAGCGCTGGAACAGGCCCTCGCGGAGACCACCACCGTGGTGACGGAGCTGGGCGCGCGCGGCATGTCCGGCGAGGTGGAGTTGATGCTGCGCCACAGCGCGGACTTCCTGGAGCTGTTCAGCGTGCTCGCGGTGGCCTGGCGCTGGCTGGCCCAGGCCGCGGCGGCGAAGGAGGCGCTGGGGCGCGGCGCCCCGGACGCCGACTTCTACGAGGGCAAGCTGGCCGCGGCGCAGTACTGGTTCGCGGTGGAGCTGCCCCGGGTGCCGCTGCTCGCCCGGCTCTGTCGGTCAGGCGAGGATTCCTACGCGCGCATGCGCCCGGAATGGTTCTGA
- a CDS encoding TadE/TadG family type IV pilus assembly protein, producing the protein MKPHTSSRLTRRRSRARRGAATVEFALLAPLLVVLVLWSNYFWDLQRVRLKGAELARYVAFERTVKTDVDGIAAEAQERYKDLDGSTKTGSLDSTFEGRFTVAVRARNADAPLTSSSMSGRSSGGLMAAANTAMSVLGGTVDAVARQMGLDSRQGAIQTDVELTIRNGFIPETLALYTTGFGNGRLDMRMTERFYLFHDTWRAWGPGDMPGSSGYPRVEQRTYDRVRRIAYAGVSANSGGVLDSIGDVLQVLGLDFPFSNDYLRDSVRILRVTQQPTPRIQLPTQMRTVPGDVLQAAYWRNDTRWCFGNCEPNAVQQKRGFSQNGGYGDNWPMRAYNCRGPYFQGASKSELPESVYSDAYIFSVKREQYHHYDGNACQ; encoded by the coding sequence GTGAAGCCACACACCTCTTCTCGCCTCACGCGTCGACGCTCCCGGGCAAGGCGCGGCGCCGCCACCGTCGAGTTCGCCCTGCTGGCGCCCCTGCTGGTGGTCCTGGTGCTCTGGTCCAACTACTTCTGGGACCTGCAGCGCGTGCGCCTCAAGGGCGCCGAGCTGGCGCGGTACGTCGCCTTCGAGCGCACCGTGAAGACCGACGTGGACGGCATCGCCGCGGAGGCCCAGGAGCGCTACAAGGACCTGGACGGCTCCACGAAGACGGGCTCGCTGGACTCCACCTTCGAGGGCCGCTTCACCGTGGCCGTGCGAGCCCGGAACGCGGATGCGCCGCTGACGTCGTCTTCCATGTCGGGCCGCTCGTCGGGCGGGCTGATGGCGGCCGCCAACACGGCCATGAGCGTGCTGGGCGGGACGGTGGACGCCGTCGCCCGGCAGATGGGCTTGGACTCGCGCCAGGGCGCCATCCAGACGGACGTCGAGCTCACCATCCGCAACGGCTTCATCCCGGAGACCCTCGCCCTGTACACGACGGGCTTCGGAAACGGCCGCCTGGACATGCGGATGACGGAGCGCTTCTACCTCTTCCATGACACGTGGCGCGCCTGGGGACCCGGCGACATGCCTGGGAGCAGCGGCTATCCGCGCGTCGAACAGCGCACCTATGACCGCGTGCGGCGCATTGCCTACGCGGGCGTCTCCGCCAACTCCGGCGGCGTCCTGGACTCCATTGGCGACGTGCTCCAGGTGCTGGGCCTGGACTTCCCCTTCAGCAATGACTACCTGCGCGATTCGGTCCGGATTCTCCGTGTGACGCAGCAGCCCACACCCCGGATTCAACTGCCGACGCAGATGCGCACCGTCCCCGGCGACGTGCTGCAAGCGGCCTACTGGCGCAACGACACCCGCTGGTGCTTCGGCAACTGCGAGCCCAACGCCGTGCAGCAGAAGCGAGGCTTCTCCCAGAACGGCGGCTACGGGGACAACTGGCCCATGCGCGCCTACAACTGCCGGGGGCCGTACTTCCAGGGCGCCAGCAAGTCCGAGCTTCCCGAATCCGTCTACTCCGACGCGTACATCTTCAGTGTGAAACGGGAGCAGTACCACCACTACGACGGGAACGCGTGTCAGTGA
- a CDS encoding Tad domain-containing protein yields the protein MFRLLRRMRRDERGQAMVIGAVAMLVLAVSVMASVSIGHGVYEKIKLQDAADAQAYSIAVKEARAYNFLAYTNRAMVVHYSAMLTVMSYVSHAVYLDQTLRSAASVLKYIPVIGAVFAAVEAALKFWKSAVEVVSRVLIPILTGLNIALWLAQEAMLYSTLLDLVTSDGNTVIQGTDPKAQVGVAMTHGTGGGNPGLSVLRAVTSTNYSNLKNFLHPLDDGPHSSGSVDLSDPTGTGTRSKLLRDNKLSDPDMAKYRLLMGNLANAVRRRWTAEGEGPVLIGRRWNLGLCLALFQVRIAKTADSQIKSFHEDFENNRKDQLYAADDIQIRVRPACFIGRWRTVFQLRFRAAADAQGGFHQEFGRRKTDDHHDWTGITPFVTSDPSFIRPWQYHFGYPCNVTVLSKDMGAVSGANNAPFQMKNLSENAFMKNVSGRIDAEGEIVGDGFLDMTWKYVGGYRMANGDFDDDADHFRQTTGGMMAIAVGRAVYHRPGEWKEEPNFFNPLWTARLAPVKTHWEDSAMRLMIREWDLSAGWFRNAFNY from the coding sequence ATGTTCCGCCTCCTCCGCAGGATGCGCCGTGACGAACGCGGCCAGGCCATGGTCATTGGCGCCGTCGCCATGCTGGTGCTGGCCGTCAGCGTGATGGCGTCGGTGAGCATCGGCCATGGCGTCTACGAGAAAATCAAACTCCAGGACGCCGCCGACGCGCAGGCCTACTCCATCGCGGTGAAGGAGGCGCGGGCCTACAACTTCCTGGCCTACACCAACCGCGCCATGGTGGTGCACTACTCCGCCATGCTCACGGTGATGTCCTACGTGAGCCACGCCGTCTACCTGGACCAGACCCTTCGCAGCGCGGCCAGCGTGCTCAAGTACATCCCCGTCATCGGCGCCGTGTTCGCGGCGGTGGAGGCGGCGCTCAAGTTCTGGAAATCCGCCGTGGAGGTGGTGTCACGGGTGCTCATCCCCATCCTCACGGGATTGAACATCGCGTTGTGGCTGGCCCAGGAAGCCATGCTCTACAGCACGCTCCTGGACCTGGTGACCTCCGACGGAAACACCGTCATCCAGGGCACCGACCCCAAGGCCCAGGTGGGCGTGGCGATGACTCACGGGACCGGCGGCGGAAACCCCGGTCTGTCGGTGCTGCGGGCCGTCACCAGCACCAACTATTCGAACCTGAAGAACTTCCTCCACCCGCTCGACGACGGGCCCCACAGCAGCGGCAGCGTGGACCTCAGCGACCCGACCGGCACGGGCACACGCTCCAAGCTCCTGCGCGACAACAAGCTCTCCGACCCGGACATGGCCAAGTACCGCCTGCTCATGGGCAACCTGGCCAACGCCGTGCGGCGGCGGTGGACGGCCGAAGGCGAAGGCCCGGTCCTCATCGGCCGCCGGTGGAACCTGGGCCTGTGCCTGGCCCTCTTCCAGGTGCGCATCGCGAAGACCGCCGACAGCCAAATCAAGAGCTTCCATGAGGACTTCGAGAACAACCGCAAGGACCAGCTCTACGCCGCCGACGACATCCAGATTCGCGTCCGGCCCGCCTGCTTCATCGGCCGCTGGCGGACCGTCTTCCAGCTGCGCTTTCGCGCCGCGGCGGACGCCCAGGGCGGCTTCCACCAGGAGTTCGGCCGCCGCAAGACGGATGACCACCACGACTGGACGGGCATCACCCCGTTCGTCACCTCGGACCCCAGCTTCATCCGGCCGTGGCAGTACCACTTCGGCTACCCCTGCAACGTCACCGTCCTGTCCAAGGACATGGGCGCCGTGAGCGGTGCCAACAACGCGCCCTTCCAGATGAAGAACCTCTCGGAGAACGCCTTCATGAAGAACGTGTCGGGCCGCATCGACGCCGAAGGCGAAATCGTGGGTGACGGATTCCTGGACATGACGTGGAAGTATGTGGGCGGCTACCGGATGGCGAACGGTGACTTCGACGATGACGCCGACCACTTCCGCCAGACGACCGGCGGGATGATGGCCATCGCGGTGGGCCGCGCCGTCTACCACCGCCCCGGCGAGTGGAAGGAGGAGCCCAACTTCTTCAACCCGCTGTGGACGGCGCGTCTGGCTCCCGTGAAGACCCACTGGGAGGACTCCGCCATGCGCCTGATGATTCGGGAGTGGGACCTCAGCGCGGGCTGGTTCAGGAACGCCTTCAATTACTGA
- a CDS encoding TadE family protein codes for MSVRRRHQAGQAAVETALVVPMMVFIVLGTIQLGMVHHARLMTEYGAYRAARAGIVNHGDCNIMRKAALTALLPTLGPLSQDVKGRVDTLDFAQGVHTAYTRRLFTGYLDNTFIQVFERYQSGALPLFRLEVVNPRRSDLDGLFATYGSHMNANEVDYDDIRDARIMEANLLSIRLTYFYEMRIPFANWQLHSFYMGREYLGELRGIQFENQRVGGQSATEYLERRGAARSDIHRSLSTLAGEGTYVMPLTATWSMRMQSNYFDNRNYGPRGCAVDS; via the coding sequence ATGTCCGTCCGCCGTCGCCATCAAGCAGGACAAGCCGCGGTCGAAACGGCGCTCGTCGTCCCGATGATGGTCTTCATCGTCCTGGGGACCATCCAACTGGGCATGGTGCACCACGCCCGGCTGATGACGGAGTACGGCGCCTACCGGGCCGCCCGGGCGGGAATCGTCAACCACGGCGACTGCAACATCATGCGGAAGGCCGCTCTGACGGCGCTGCTGCCAACGCTGGGCCCCCTGAGCCAGGACGTGAAGGGCCGCGTGGACACGCTCGACTTCGCCCAGGGCGTCCACACCGCGTACACGCGGCGGCTGTTCACGGGCTACCTGGACAACACGTTCATCCAGGTCTTCGAACGCTACCAGAGCGGCGCGCTGCCGTTGTTCCGGCTGGAGGTGGTCAACCCCAGACGCAGCGACCTGGACGGCCTGTTCGCCACCTACGGCTCGCACATGAACGCGAACGAGGTGGACTACGACGACATCCGGGACGCGCGCATCATGGAGGCCAACCTCCTCTCCATCCGGCTGACGTACTTCTACGAGATGCGCATCCCCTTCGCGAACTGGCAGTTGCACAGCTTCTACATGGGCCGCGAATACCTGGGCGAGCTGCGCGGCATCCAGTTCGAGAACCAGCGCGTGGGCGGCCAGTCCGCCACCGAGTACCTGGAGCGCCGGGGCGCTGCGCGCAGCGACATCCACCGGAGCCTGAGCACGCTCGCCGGGGAAGGCACCTACGTCATGCCCCTGACGGCCACCTGGTCCATGCGCATGCAGTCCAACTACTTCGACAACCGCAATTACGGGCCGCGTGGCTGCGCGGTCGACAGCTGA
- a CDS encoding PAS domain-containing protein: MPALPGVDALQLLAESIPQLIWVTGADGHHEYYNARWYSYTGLTPEQSVGAGWRLAFHPDDLEKTGRRWADSLRTGEPYEVEYRCRRHDGVWRWHLGRAHPVRDDSGRIVKWFGTCTDIEEQKRAAESLRVLAEAGALLSSSSLDYEATLAALTRLVVPSLADWCAIEIAYEDGSTRQVGVAHVDPEKVRYAEELRVRYPPRHEDPSGVLSVIRTGAPVVLHDVPDALLVAGARDVEHLRISRQLGLRSAMMVPLTARGRTIGALSLVHAESGRRFAQADLLLATQLAERAAVALDNARLIKDARRMELRFRSLVTASTQAVWVTRPDGDIEEDSPSWRAFTGRTYAQWRGHEWLSAVHPEDRDRAARSWFAAVEQRRPYDAEYRLSRPDGHYTPVRVRAVPVLNPDGGVREWVGTTTDISAQRQVEDAARRLEREAAARRLEALRAEVSLALAREDALSEILQDCADALVTHLGAQTARLWLYSRDTHTLELAGNAGPTAPPRDKWMRVQVDGPSMVSEVARLRTQLRVDDLTNDTRVLDRAWLNETGVRAFSGMPLMVRGQLVGVLGVYCREPLGEDAAAALAAVSDAIAQGVERRRAEEGLQQRAQELARSNEELQQFAYVASHDLQEPLRMVASYTQLLGRRYKGKLDADADEFIHYAVDGVNRMQRLIQDLLAYSRVGTRRRDIRPCDAGRALERATANLRAAIQETRASVEHGPLPAVLADETQLTQLFQNLVGNALKFHGAAPPRVRVRAEPRGEEVRFTVRDWGIGISPEYFERIFVIFQRLHGKEEYPGTGIGLAICKKIVERHGGHIGVESQPGEGTAFWFTLPAAPSHPES; the protein is encoded by the coding sequence GTGCCGGCGCTCCCTGGCGTGGACGCCTTGCAACTGCTCGCCGAGAGCATCCCCCAGCTCATCTGGGTCACCGGCGCGGACGGCCACCACGAGTACTACAACGCCCGTTGGTACTCCTACACGGGCCTCACCCCCGAGCAGTCAGTGGGGGCGGGTTGGCGGTTGGCCTTCCACCCCGATGACCTGGAGAAGACGGGCCGGCGCTGGGCGGACTCCCTGCGCACCGGTGAACCCTACGAGGTGGAGTACCGCTGCCGCCGCCATGACGGCGTGTGGCGCTGGCACCTGGGACGGGCGCACCCGGTGCGCGACGACAGCGGGCGCATCGTCAAATGGTTCGGCACCTGCACGGACATCGAGGAGCAGAAGCGCGCCGCGGAGTCCCTGCGCGTGCTGGCCGAGGCGGGCGCGCTGCTGTCGTCGTCCTCGCTGGATTACGAGGCCACGCTCGCGGCGCTGACGCGGCTGGTGGTGCCGTCGCTGGCGGACTGGTGCGCCATCGAAATCGCCTACGAGGATGGCTCCACGCGCCAGGTGGGCGTGGCCCACGTGGACCCGGAGAAGGTGCGCTACGCGGAGGAGCTGCGCGTGCGCTACCCGCCGCGCCATGAAGACCCCTCTGGCGTGTTGTCCGTCATCCGCACGGGGGCGCCGGTGGTGCTCCATGATGTCCCGGACGCGCTGCTGGTGGCCGGGGCCCGTGACGTGGAGCACCTGCGCATCTCGCGGCAACTGGGGCTGCGCTCCGCGATGATGGTGCCACTGACAGCGCGCGGCCGCACCATTGGCGCCCTGTCGCTGGTGCACGCGGAGTCAGGCCGGCGCTTCGCCCAGGCGGACCTCCTGCTCGCCACGCAGCTGGCCGAGCGCGCGGCGGTGGCGCTGGACAACGCCCGGCTCATCAAGGACGCGCGGCGGATGGAGCTGCGCTTCCGCTCGCTGGTCACCGCCTCCACCCAGGCCGTCTGGGTGACGCGCCCCGACGGCGACATCGAGGAGGACAGCCCTTCCTGGCGCGCCTTCACCGGACGGACGTATGCGCAGTGGCGGGGACACGAGTGGCTTTCGGCCGTGCACCCGGAGGACCGGGACAGGGCGGCGCGGAGCTGGTTCGCCGCGGTGGAGCAGCGCCGCCCCTATGACGCGGAGTACCGCCTGTCCCGTCCAGACGGGCACTACACCCCCGTGCGCGTGCGCGCGGTGCCGGTGCTCAATCCGGACGGCGGCGTGCGCGAATGGGTGGGCACCACCACGGACATCTCCGCCCAGCGCCAGGTGGAGGACGCCGCCCGCCGTCTGGAACGTGAGGCGGCCGCCCGCAGGCTGGAAGCGCTGCGCGCGGAGGTGAGCCTCGCCCTGGCTCGCGAGGACGCCTTGTCGGAGATTCTCCAGGACTGCGCCGACGCCCTGGTGACGCACCTGGGGGCGCAGACGGCGCGGCTGTGGCTGTACTCACGCGACACCCACACCCTGGAGCTGGCGGGCAACGCGGGCCCCACCGCGCCGCCGCGCGACAAGTGGATGCGGGTCCAGGTGGACGGCCCCAGCATGGTGAGCGAGGTGGCCCGCCTGCGCACGCAGCTCCGCGTGGACGACCTGACCAACGACACGCGTGTCCTGGACCGCGCCTGGTTGAATGAGACAGGCGTGCGCGCGTTCTCGGGCATGCCGCTGATGGTGCGTGGGCAGCTGGTGGGGGTGCTCGGCGTCTATTGCAGGGAGCCGCTGGGCGAGGACGCGGCGGCCGCGCTGGCGGCGGTGTCGGACGCCATCGCCCAGGGCGTGGAGCGCCGCCGCGCCGAGGAGGGGTTGCAGCAGCGCGCCCAGGAGCTGGCCCGCTCCAACGAAGAGCTTCAGCAGTTCGCCTACGTGGCTTCGCACGACTTGCAGGAGCCGCTGCGCATGGTGGCCAGCTACACCCAGCTGCTGGGTCGGCGCTACAAGGGCAAGCTGGATGCGGACGCGGACGAGTTCATCCACTACGCGGTGGATGGCGTGAACCGCATGCAGCGGCTCATCCAGGACCTGCTGGCCTATTCGCGGGTGGGCACGCGGCGCCGGGACATCCGCCCGTGCGACGCGGGACGGGCGCTGGAGCGGGCGACCGCGAACCTGCGGGCGGCCATCCAGGAGACACGGGCCTCGGTGGAGCACGGCCCGCTGCCAGCGGTGCTCGCGGACGAGACGCAGCTCACCCAGTTGTTCCAGAACCTGGTGGGCAACGCGCTCAAGTTCCACGGCGCCGCGCCGCCCCGGGTGCGGGTGCGCGCCGAGCCGCGGGGAGAAGAGGTCCGCTTCACCGTGCGCGACTGGGGCATTGGCATCTCCCCCGAGTACTTCGAGCGCATCTTCGTCATCTTCCAGCGGCTCCACGGCAAGGAGGAGTACCCGGGCACGGGGATTGGCCTGGCCATCTGCAAGAAAATCGTCGAGCGCCATGGTGGCCACATCGGCGTGGAGTCCCAGCCAGGCGAAGGTACGGCCTTCTGGTTCACGCTGCCCGCCGCACCGTCCCATCCGGAGTCTTGA
- a CDS encoding response regulator: MSHDATGSPIEILLVEDNPGDVRLTIEALKEGKVRNSLSVARDGVEALAFLRRQGAYANAARPDLILLDLNLPRKDGREVLAEIKVDPVLRRIPVVVLTTSKAEEDVLRTYDLHANCYISKPVDLEQFISVVRSIDDFWLSVVRLPPKPEAS; the protein is encoded by the coding sequence ATGAGCCACGACGCGACTGGCAGCCCGATTGAAATCCTCCTGGTGGAGGACAACCCCGGCGACGTGCGGTTGACCATCGAAGCCCTCAAGGAGGGGAAGGTGCGCAACAGCCTGTCGGTGGCGCGCGACGGCGTGGAGGCGCTGGCCTTCCTGCGGCGCCAGGGCGCGTATGCGAACGCCGCCCGGCCCGACCTCATCCTGCTGGACCTCAACCTGCCCCGGAAGGACGGGCGCGAGGTGCTGGCGGAAATCAAGGTCGACCCGGTCCTGCGCCGCATCCCGGTGGTGGTGCTCACCACGTCGAAGGCGGAAGAGGACGTCCTGCGCACCTACGACCTGCACGCGAACTGCTACATCTCCAAACCGGTGGACCTGGAGCAGTTCATTTCCGTAGTGCGCTCCATTGACGACTTCTGGTTGTCCGTCGTCCGGCTGCCCCCCAAGCCCGAGGCTTCATGA
- a CDS encoding hybrid sensor histidine kinase/response regulator gives MDGRPLRLLLVEDNAGDARLLQEELKEIATARFDVLHVERLADAVRVLGGAGVDAVLLDLSLPDGQGLANIPLLLNAAPSVPLVVLTGTDDEQLAVQAVHEGAQDYLVKGRVTGPLLVRALRYAIERKRVEEGLKREEAARQTAVFREQFLGVLGHDLRNPLQAISGNAALLLRYGGLAEPQRKAVNRISISADRMARMINDLLDFTRTRLGGGYPLTRARVNLHEVLRQVVEELEVAHPMRRFELALSGNGWGEWDADRIAQAASNLVGNAVQYSPEDTSVSVYVRDEEGGVRMEVHNWGLPIPQERLPHIFDPFVRAQDMRSAQRNGLGLGLYITHEIVRAHGGLLQVTSTSEEGTRFWLCLPRFEKTDMLAR, from the coding sequence ATGGACGGGCGCCCCCTGCGCCTGCTGCTGGTGGAGGACAACGCGGGCGACGCGCGGCTGCTCCAGGAGGAGCTGAAGGAGATTGCCACCGCGCGCTTCGACGTCCTCCACGTGGAGCGGCTGGCGGACGCGGTGCGCGTGCTGGGCGGCGCGGGCGTGGACGCGGTGCTGTTGGACTTGTCGCTGCCAGACGGGCAGGGGCTGGCCAACATCCCCCTCCTGCTCAACGCCGCGCCGTCGGTGCCGCTGGTGGTGCTCACCGGTACGGACGACGAGCAGCTGGCGGTGCAGGCGGTGCACGAGGGCGCGCAGGACTATCTGGTGAAGGGGCGGGTGACGGGGCCGCTGTTGGTGCGGGCGCTGCGCTATGCCATCGAGCGCAAGCGGGTAGAGGAGGGGCTCAAGCGCGAGGAGGCGGCGCGGCAGACGGCGGTGTTCCGCGAGCAGTTCCTGGGCGTCCTCGGGCATGACCTGCGCAACCCGCTGCAGGCCATCTCCGGCAACGCGGCCCTGCTGCTGCGCTATGGCGGACTGGCGGAGCCGCAGCGCAAGGCCGTCAACCGCATCTCCATCTCCGCGGACCGGATGGCGCGGATGATCAACGACTTGCTGGACTTCACGCGTACCCGGCTGGGCGGCGGCTACCCGCTGACGCGCGCCCGGGTGAACCTGCACGAAGTGTTGCGGCAGGTGGTGGAGGAGCTGGAGGTGGCGCACCCCATGCGCCGCTTCGAGCTGGCCCTGTCCGGCAATGGCTGGGGCGAATGGGACGCGGACCGCATCGCCCAGGCGGCCTCCAACCTGGTGGGCAACGCCGTGCAGTATTCGCCCGAGGACACGTCCGTCAGCGTGTACGTGCGCGATGAGGAGGGCGGCGTCCGGATGGAGGTGCACAACTGGGGGCTGCCCATTCCCCAGGAGCGGCTGCCTCACATCTTCGACCCCTTCGTGCGCGCGCAGGACATGCGCAGCGCGCAGCGCAACGGGCTGGGCCTGGGGCTCTACATCACCCACGAAATCGTGCGGGCCCACGGCGGTCTGCTGCAGGTGACGTCCACGTCGGAAGAGGGCACTCGCTTCTGGCTGTGCCTTCCTCGCTTCGAGAAGACAGACATGCTCGCGCGTTAG
- a CDS encoding DUF4202 domain-containing protein, which yields MLRQLLLSDFRSEGPAAGHGWPLVQHTFPTVQLAPLAAGRGGRVLHLDASEWNAPAFDPIAWDARVFEAAESTEWLSLHLDGASCEALVVAALEILTRYQCLVRRRNAASATPLFSRLLARYRSLHDLEQPRVRAEFHRAVDAWQWTLRLRPDVDLPPQAAAFFHEGEQPTTPARADRAVQVLEEAGADDATCRRVRELLTRDARPANARDVSLLDTADALSFFCREASAWFREAPPEHRRRQVARMLARLRPEHLRWLGHMRLAPAVRGQLEVLVAAHFPVDGTA from the coding sequence ATGCTGCGCCAGCTCCTGCTCTCCGACTTCCGTTCCGAGGGCCCCGCCGCCGGACATGGCTGGCCGCTGGTGCAGCACACGTTTCCCACCGTGCAGCTCGCGCCCCTGGCCGCAGGGCGCGGGGGCCGCGTGCTGCACCTGGACGCTTCCGAATGGAACGCGCCAGCCTTCGACCCCATCGCCTGGGACGCTCGCGTCTTCGAAGCGGCGGAGAGCACCGAATGGCTGTCCTTGCATCTGGACGGCGCGAGCTGTGAGGCGCTCGTCGTGGCCGCGCTGGAAATCCTCACCCGCTATCAATGTCTGGTGCGGCGCCGCAACGCGGCCTCGGCCACACCGCTCTTCAGCCGGCTGCTGGCGCGGTACCGCTCGCTGCATGATTTGGAGCAGCCTCGGGTGCGCGCGGAGTTCCACCGCGCGGTGGATGCCTGGCAATGGACGCTCCGGCTGCGGCCGGACGTGGACCTTCCGCCTCAGGCCGCGGCCTTCTTCCATGAAGGGGAGCAACCCACGACGCCAGCTCGCGCCGACCGTGCGGTGCAGGTGTTGGAGGAGGCCGGCGCAGATGACGCCACCTGCCGGCGCGTGCGGGAGTTGCTGACGCGCGACGCGCGCCCCGCCAACGCGCGGGACGTGTCACTGCTGGACACCGCGGACGCGCTGTCGTTCTTCTGCCGGGAGGCCTCCGCCTGGTTCCGCGAGGCCCCGCCCGAACACCGCCGCCGGCAGGTGGCCCGGATGCTCGCGCGGCTGCGGCCCGAACACCTGCGCTGGTTGGGACACATGCGCCTGGCGCCGGCCGTGCGCGGCCAGCTCGAGGTCCTGGTGGCCGCCCACTTCCCGGTGGACGGCACGGCCTGA